Within the Maribacter sp. BPC-D8 genome, the region ACATTCCGTTCTTTATGTCTTCATTAGGGAATCTTCCGTCTTTATCCTGTACTTCTAAAAGATGTTTAAAAAAAGTATCATCTGCACTTTCACTTGTTTTTGAACAAAACAATACTACCGCAGAAGCATTTGTAATCTTAGGTTCATTAAAATGAAAAAAGCCTTGTGTTCCTTTTGTCATACGTGCTTTTCCTTCTGTAGTCTCAGCAATAATAAAATGCCAAGGTTGTAGGTTAATACTTGAAGGACTCATTCGTAATAAATTTTTGACTTCCCCCATATCTGCATCAGATATTTTCTTGGTGGTGTCGTATTCCTTCGTAGTATATCTCCAGTTTAATGTTTCTTGTAAATTCATTTTTATATGTTTTTTAATTAACTATCATTTTTATAGTGACAAAAGTAAGTATAGTATTAAAACCTCACAATAACGGTCATAAATGATAGTACAAAAGTAACTAGAAAATCAATCCAGGTAGATGTATAAAAACAGGGGATTCAGGTATAATTAGAGGTAAAATCCTAAACTTTTCATAAAAAAGATAACAAGCACGCTACCAAACTGCATAATTTATATTTAGTGTTAGTTAATGCTTTATTAATACCATT harbors:
- the nfsB gene encoding oxygen-insensitive NAD(P)H nitroreductase, coding for MNLQETLNWRYTTKEYDTTKKISDADMGEVKNLLRMSPSSINLQPWHFIIAETTEGKARMTKGTQGFFHFNEPKITNASAVVLFCSKTSESADDTFFKHLLEVQDKDGRFPNEDIKNGMYGGMNAFGDIHKYDLKDYQHWMEKQVYLNIGNFLLGVASLGIDATPMEGIDVKALDEEFGLRAKGFTSLVVVSLGYRAASDFNSTDKTPKSRLPQSEIITVI